A DNA window from Sporosarcina sp. ANT_H38 contains the following coding sequences:
- a CDS encoding lipopolysaccharide assembly LapA domain-containing protein, which yields MKFQWNLLLGLLFAIIISMFAVFNVDAVQVNYVFGKAQWPLVLVILGAALLGAMVSGFVAMFLAFQSGRRIKELKKEMTYKEITIAAQQNEIAELQKHSSTSSSEEIIIENKTG from the coding sequence ATGAAGTTTCAGTGGAATTTGTTGCTAGGTCTTTTATTCGCCATTATTATCTCTATGTTTGCTGTCTTTAATGTTGACGCGGTACAAGTCAATTATGTCTTTGGCAAAGCGCAATGGCCACTTGTTCTTGTCATATTAGGTGCAGCTCTTCTTGGGGCTATGGTAAGCGGTTTTGTCGCGATGTTCCTAGCATTTCAATCAGGCCGTCGCATTAAAGAGCTCAAAAAAGAAATGACCTACAAAGAGATTACGATTGCAGCGCAACAGAACGAAATTGCAGAACTGCAAAAGCATTCGAGCACATCATCGAGTGAAGAAATCATTATTGAAAACAAAACAGGTTAA
- the recJ gene encoding single-stranded-DNA-specific exonuclease RecJ, with protein sequence MIESMKRWKVERPDEQLVTMLTKDLGISSVQAKILASRGIIDSDVAKEFLHMDASSMHDPFLLYDMDKAVSLITTAIASDKKIAVYGDYDGDGVTSVTVLTTALERMGADVFYAIPNRFKHGYGPNKDLFLELYEQGASLIITVDNGISGVDEIAYAKSLGMDIIITDHHEIGEVLPAADAIIHPRHPAGEYPFGELAGVGVAFKLACALLEDIPEDLFELVAIGTVADLVPLRDENRYFVKEGIRQMRVSKRPAIQALARIASTEQATLSEESIGFMIGPRLNAAGRLGDATPAVQLLKTDDATLATTLAKELDTLNKERQAIVAAIAKEVEDMILKMYGDTVPLVFVIGGEGWNAGVVGIVASRLTEKYYRPSIVLSIDRETGIAKGSARSIDGFDMFAELSKNAELLPHFGGHQMAAGMSLAVTDVVTLRENLNRQAEQVLTEEMLTPEVRIDVPLSISEIDVSVLESLELLRPFGMAFEKPVYMLEDITATTVRKIGAAKNHMKLELADEGVSLDAIGFGLGPIADQLTPGVKLSVTGDLQVNEWNGNKKPQLLISDIRSDDWQLFDLRGVREASRWLPTIPLDDTLFVAFHEQTVTHFQSSMKGIVITLFGQETISKAENLVLLDIPDDVNQLEELVDSIRPDRIYAHFHASESKYFDGIPDREQFGWYYSFLKKREKFDFVTNGEQLTKHKAWKKDTLYFMSKVFSELGFVKMEDGFVSVQETAGKRDLTEAPSYKERERQIELEKRLLYAPYMELKQWFDIMRNGIVDREEH encoded by the coding sequence TTGATCGAATCAATGAAAAGATGGAAAGTGGAACGGCCGGATGAACAACTTGTAACGATGTTGACGAAGGATCTTGGTATTTCATCAGTCCAGGCAAAAATACTTGCTTCAAGGGGAATAATAGATTCCGATGTGGCAAAAGAATTTTTACATATGGATGCATCTAGCATGCATGACCCTTTTTTACTATATGATATGGACAAAGCAGTCTCACTCATAACAACGGCAATCGCTTCAGATAAGAAAATTGCCGTATATGGCGATTATGACGGTGACGGCGTGACGAGTGTGACAGTCCTGACAACGGCATTGGAAAGAATGGGTGCAGATGTGTTTTATGCGATACCCAATCGATTCAAGCATGGCTATGGACCGAATAAAGACCTGTTCTTGGAGCTGTATGAACAAGGGGCCTCGCTTATAATTACAGTCGACAATGGCATTTCCGGCGTTGATGAAATTGCTTATGCGAAATCACTCGGAATGGACATCATAATTACAGATCATCATGAAATCGGTGAAGTGTTGCCGGCTGCAGATGCTATCATCCATCCTCGTCATCCAGCAGGGGAATATCCGTTCGGAGAACTTGCTGGAGTTGGTGTGGCATTCAAACTTGCGTGTGCGTTACTGGAAGATATTCCAGAAGATTTATTTGAACTAGTTGCTATCGGGACAGTTGCAGACTTAGTTCCGCTTCGTGATGAAAACAGATATTTCGTCAAAGAGGGCATTAGGCAGATGCGTGTTTCAAAGCGACCTGCTATCCAGGCGCTCGCACGCATCGCTAGCACTGAACAAGCAACACTCTCCGAGGAGTCAATCGGATTTATGATTGGGCCCCGTCTGAATGCTGCTGGGCGTCTAGGCGATGCTACACCTGCAGTCCAGTTATTGAAGACAGATGACGCAACGCTAGCGACAACATTAGCAAAAGAACTCGATACGCTGAATAAAGAACGACAAGCGATTGTAGCTGCAATAGCTAAAGAAGTGGAAGACATGATTTTGAAAATGTATGGTGATACAGTTCCTCTCGTCTTCGTTATCGGGGGAGAAGGCTGGAATGCTGGTGTTGTGGGAATCGTCGCTTCAAGATTAACTGAAAAATATTATCGCCCGTCCATCGTCTTGTCGATTGATAGGGAAACAGGTATTGCAAAAGGGTCTGCAAGAAGTATTGATGGTTTTGATATGTTTGCAGAGCTATCTAAAAATGCAGAGCTATTACCTCACTTTGGAGGACATCAGATGGCGGCCGGTATGTCTCTTGCGGTTACAGACGTTGTCACGCTGCGTGAAAATCTTAATAGACAGGCAGAACAAGTGCTGACAGAAGAAATGCTTACGCCTGAAGTGCGAATCGATGTTCCGCTGTCAATTAGTGAAATTGATGTTAGCGTTTTGGAATCGCTGGAACTGCTACGTCCGTTTGGAATGGCTTTTGAAAAGCCTGTTTATATGCTCGAAGATATTACTGCCACAACTGTACGGAAAATTGGTGCGGCAAAGAATCATATGAAGCTGGAATTAGCGGATGAGGGCGTTTCACTCGATGCCATCGGATTCGGACTAGGTCCTATTGCTGACCAATTGACACCAGGTGTAAAGTTGTCGGTCACGGGCGATTTGCAGGTGAATGAATGGAATGGTAATAAGAAGCCTCAGTTATTAATCAGCGATATCCGTTCTGATGATTGGCAGCTGTTTGATTTACGAGGTGTGCGTGAAGCATCAAGATGGCTGCCAACCATTCCGCTAGACGACACATTATTTGTTGCTTTCCATGAACAAACGGTGACACATTTTCAATCATCCATGAAGGGGATTGTCATTACTCTATTCGGACAAGAAACAATATCGAAGGCAGAAAATCTTGTCCTTTTAGATATACCGGACGATGTTAACCAGCTTGAAGAACTTGTGGATTCTATCCGTCCAGACCGTATCTACGCACACTTCCATGCATCCGAATCAAAGTATTTTGATGGGATTCCCGATCGAGAACAGTTTGGCTGGTATTACAGTTTCTTGAAAAAACGTGAGAAGTTTGACTTCGTTACGAACGGAGAACAACTCACAAAACATAAAGCGTGGAAAAAAGACACGCTTTATTTCATGTCAAAGGTGTTTTCTGAGCTAGGATTTGTTAAGATGGAAGATGGTTTTGTTTCTGTTCAGGAGACGGCCGGAAAACGCGATTTGACGGAGGCGCCATCTTACAAAGAACGCGAACGTCAGATCGAGCTTGAGAAAAGACTGCTATATGCGCCATATATGGAACTGAAACAATGGTTCGATATTATGCGAAATGGAATTGTCGACAGGGAGGAACACTAA
- a CDS encoding adenine phosphoribosyltransferase, with translation MDLKEYVTIVPDYPKKGISFKDISTIMDNGQAYKFATDEIVKFAKEVNTDIIVGPEARGFIIGCPVAYALEVGFAPVRKPGKLPRETIEVEYDLEYGKDTLTIHKDAIKPGQRVLIVDDLLATGGTVCATVELVEKLGGVVAGCAFIIELSYLSGREKLQGYDMRSLITY, from the coding sequence ATGGATTTGAAAGAATATGTAACGATTGTACCGGATTATCCGAAAAAAGGAATCAGCTTTAAGGATATTTCAACAATCATGGATAATGGTCAAGCTTATAAATTCGCAACAGATGAAATTGTTAAGTTTGCGAAAGAAGTTAATACAGATATTATTGTAGGTCCTGAAGCACGTGGATTTATCATCGGCTGCCCGGTTGCCTATGCACTTGAAGTAGGATTTGCCCCTGTCCGTAAACCTGGAAAGTTGCCAAGAGAAACAATTGAAGTTGAATATGATCTTGAATATGGTAAAGATACATTAACAATTCACAAAGATGCCATAAAACCAGGTCAGCGTGTACTAATTGTCGATGATCTTCTTGCGACAGGCGGTACGGTATGTGCGACAGTCGAACTTGTTGAAAAGTTAGGCGGAGTTGTTGCAGGCTGTGCGTTTATCATTGAGCTGTCGTATTTAAGCGGCCGTGAAAAATTGCAAGGTTATGACATGCGTTCATTGATCACATATTGA
- a CDS encoding bifunctional (p)ppGpp synthetase/guanosine-3',5'-bis(diphosphate) 3'-pyrophosphohydrolase, which produces MAKNRDMTAEEIFTLVASYMNEEHVEFVKKAYEAAKTAHEGQHRSSGEVYIIHPVQVAGILAELEMDPSTVAAGFLHDVVEDTDISRDDIIRDFGEEVAMLVDGVTKLEKLQYKSKEEKQAENHRKMFVAMAQDIRVILIKLADRLHNMRTLKHVPEEKQRRVAAETLEIFAPLAHRLGISAIKWELEDTALRYLNPQQYYRIVNMMKRKRVERENYLANVMEQVKTEIGEMEIDADLSGRPKHLYSIYRKMVIQKKEFNEIYDLLAVRILVSSIKDCYAVLGIIHTLWKPMPGRFKDYIAMPKQNLYQSLHTTVVGPAGDPLEVQIRTEEMHKIAEFGVAAHWAYKEGKSVAQNPSDIDSKLTWFREILEFQNESSNAEEFMESLKFDLFSDMVYVFTPDGDVIELPASSVPIDFAYRVHSEIGNRTIGAKVNGKMVQLDTELFTGDIIEILTSKQSLGPSRDWLKIANTSQAKNKIRQFFKKQLREENILKGREMIEKEIKSQEYDLKEVLSQENIKRTIEKFSFTSEDDMYGAVGFNGITAQQVVNRLAEKLRKVREQQDTIDKIVSDMKSPQPDKMTESGVIVKGIDNLLIRLSKCCNPVPGDEIVGFITKGRGVSVHRTDCPNIVVGDDENDRIIDVEWAIGPSSSRKEFLVDIEVSAFDRQGLLNEVMMVVADTKTPMVAVSGKADRDKIARIHMTIKITDIAHLQRIVDRIKQIRDIYSVERVIN; this is translated from the coding sequence ATGGCGAAAAATCGTGACATGACGGCAGAAGAAATATTTACACTAGTTGCCTCATATATGAATGAAGAACACGTTGAGTTCGTCAAAAAAGCATATGAGGCAGCGAAAACTGCACACGAAGGACAGCACAGAAGTTCAGGTGAGGTATATATCATTCACCCTGTCCAAGTTGCGGGTATTCTTGCCGAATTGGAAATGGACCCTTCGACAGTTGCAGCCGGGTTTCTACACGATGTTGTGGAAGATACGGACATTAGCAGGGATGATATCATCCGAGATTTTGGCGAAGAAGTGGCAATGCTTGTCGATGGTGTGACGAAACTTGAGAAATTACAATATAAATCAAAAGAAGAGAAACAGGCAGAAAATCACCGTAAAATGTTTGTAGCTATGGCACAGGATATCCGCGTCATTCTTATTAAATTAGCGGACCGGCTTCATAATATGCGAACGTTAAAACATGTCCCAGAGGAAAAACAACGACGGGTTGCGGCTGAAACGCTGGAAATCTTCGCACCTCTTGCCCATCGGTTAGGGATATCGGCCATTAAATGGGAACTGGAAGATACAGCATTACGTTATTTGAATCCTCAGCAATATTATCGAATAGTCAATATGATGAAGCGCAAACGCGTCGAACGAGAAAACTATTTAGCAAATGTTATGGAACAAGTTAAGACGGAAATTGGAGAGATGGAAATAGACGCCGATCTTTCAGGTCGTCCAAAACATCTTTACTCGATTTATCGCAAGATGGTTATTCAAAAGAAGGAATTCAATGAAATCTATGACCTTCTGGCTGTCAGAATTCTTGTTTCAAGTATTAAAGATTGCTATGCGGTTCTCGGAATCATCCATACATTATGGAAACCGATGCCTGGCAGGTTCAAAGATTATATTGCGATGCCGAAACAAAATCTTTATCAGTCCCTGCATACGACTGTTGTAGGACCAGCCGGTGATCCACTTGAAGTTCAGATACGGACGGAAGAGATGCATAAAATTGCTGAATTCGGAGTTGCGGCTCACTGGGCATATAAAGAAGGAAAATCAGTAGCTCAAAATCCGAGTGATATTGATTCGAAATTAACTTGGTTCAGGGAGATACTCGAATTCCAGAATGAATCCTCTAACGCAGAAGAATTCATGGAGTCATTGAAATTCGACTTGTTCTCGGACATGGTTTATGTCTTTACGCCGGATGGGGACGTAATTGAACTGCCAGCAAGTTCCGTTCCTATTGACTTTGCCTACCGTGTCCATTCAGAAATCGGAAATCGGACGATTGGTGCAAAAGTGAATGGCAAGATGGTCCAGCTTGATACCGAATTATTTACAGGTGATATTATTGAGATTTTGACATCGAAGCAATCGCTTGGACCAAGCCGTGACTGGTTGAAAATCGCCAATACATCTCAGGCAAAAAATAAAATTCGGCAGTTTTTCAAGAAACAGCTTCGGGAAGAAAACATCCTGAAAGGCCGGGAAATGATTGAAAAAGAAATAAAATCGCAAGAGTATGATTTGAAAGAAGTACTCTCACAAGAAAATATTAAACGCACTATCGAAAAATTCAGCTTCACTTCCGAAGATGATATGTATGGAGCAGTTGGATTTAATGGTATAACGGCTCAGCAGGTCGTTAATCGTTTAGCTGAAAAATTACGGAAAGTACGTGAACAACAAGACACAATTGACAAAATCGTTTCGGATATGAAATCCCCTCAACCGGATAAAATGACTGAATCAGGTGTTATTGTTAAAGGTATTGACAATTTGCTAATCAGGCTATCGAAGTGTTGTAATCCTGTACCAGGTGATGAAATCGTAGGATTTATCACAAAAGGACGCGGTGTTTCCGTCCATCGTACCGACTGCCCTAATATTGTGGTCGGAGATGATGAGAATGACAGGATTATCGACGTGGAATGGGCCATTGGACCTTCTAGTTCAAGGAAAGAGTTCCTGGTCGATATCGAAGTGTCAGCTTTCGATCGTCAAGGGTTGTTGAATGAAGTGATGATGGTTGTTGCCGATACGAAGACACCGATGGTTGCGGTAAGTGGCAAAGCGGACCGTGATAAAATCGCCCGGATTCATATGACGATTAAAATTACGGATATTGCACATTTGCAAAGAATTGTGGATCGGATTAAACAAATCCGCGATATCTATTCTGTGGAACGTGTCATTAATTGA
- the dtd gene encoding D-aminoacyl-tRNA deacylase has product MRVVLQRSGPAAVRVNGETTGSIDKGYVLLVGVTHSDSQEDASYLAKKIAGLRLWEDTEGKMNHSILEVGGDILSVSQFTLFGDVKKGRRPSFIEAARPEQAEPLWEFFNRKLEEEGLRVQTGIFGAMMDVELVNDGPVTIILESK; this is encoded by the coding sequence ATGAGAGTTGTGTTACAACGATCGGGCCCAGCTGCTGTTCGGGTTAATGGAGAGACCACGGGTTCTATTGATAAGGGCTACGTGCTTCTTGTTGGTGTAACCCACTCGGATAGTCAAGAAGACGCTTCTTATCTAGCGAAGAAAATTGCAGGCCTGCGTTTATGGGAAGATACTGAGGGGAAGATGAACCATTCAATCCTTGAAGTAGGAGGAGATATTCTTTCAGTATCCCAGTTTACTTTGTTTGGGGACGTGAAAAAGGGACGTCGTCCAAGTTTCATAGAAGCGGCAAGACCGGAACAGGCGGAACCACTTTGGGAATTCTTTAACCGTAAATTGGAAGAAGAAGGATTGAGAGTTCAAACAGGTATTTTTGGCGCAATGATGGATGTCGAGCTCGTTAACGATGGTCCTGTGACGATTATTTTGGAATCGAAATAG
- a CDS encoding N-acetylmuramoyl-L-alanine amidase — MSKWLIAYILLFSFSYDTPTIYANTESVTVDANSVHIRSGPGLTYSVTGSLSQGEQVDVISTSGDWYQIQLGNSSGWIASWLTASADHSNGTSTAIVSQVNQLNVRSSPSSSSAVLGRMAAGDEAVMTGQDGEWASITFNGTNGWVHTDYITQLTGETEPVAEKVASSPELFTVSVDALNVRKNADLSSKRIGLIHQGESYAIKEVNGNWVQISLDDNESGWVYSFHGTLSSNGKQASEETDLGTVTILSNGTNIREAATTSSQIAARADAGEKFPIVKQDGDWYEISLPSGDPAFIAKWVVSTGDDSSLTEPVMKESIPRVAGTLKGLTIVIDPGHGGNDRGTTGTRGTDEKDITILTSELLAAKLKAAGANVITTRETDTYVSLRKRVAISNQHAADAFISLHYDANPDSSVAGFTTYYSHQHQHALASSVNEGLASSVNLRNRGSQPGDFLVLRENRQNAILIELGFLSNSAEERTVTSDMFRERATHGIYQGLLDYFNEN; from the coding sequence ATGAGCAAATGGTTAATTGCATACATACTTTTATTCAGCTTTTCCTATGACACTCCGACGATTTATGCAAATACGGAGTCCGTTACGGTTGATGCTAATTCGGTACACATCCGCTCAGGTCCAGGCCTTACATATTCTGTGACAGGCTCGCTAAGTCAAGGTGAACAAGTAGATGTAATTTCTACCTCGGGAGACTGGTACCAAATCCAGCTCGGCAACAGCTCAGGGTGGATTGCATCTTGGCTAACTGCATCCGCAGATCATTCTAACGGGACAAGTACTGCGATCGTATCACAGGTCAACCAGTTAAATGTGAGGTCAAGTCCTTCCAGTAGCTCGGCAGTACTCGGTCGGATGGCTGCTGGGGATGAAGCGGTTATGACTGGACAGGATGGCGAATGGGCCTCCATAACTTTTAACGGTACAAACGGTTGGGTACATACAGACTATATTACACAGTTAACAGGTGAAACTGAACCTGTAGCAGAGAAAGTAGCTTCTTCACCCGAGTTGTTTACCGTTTCGGTTGATGCGCTCAATGTCAGAAAGAATGCTGATCTTTCCTCCAAGCGAATTGGACTCATTCATCAAGGTGAATCTTATGCCATCAAGGAAGTCAATGGCAATTGGGTACAGATTTCATTAGATGACAACGAATCAGGTTGGGTCTACTCATTCCACGGTACTCTGTCTTCGAATGGAAAACAGGCTTCTGAAGAAACCGATCTTGGAACAGTTACGATCCTGTCGAATGGGACGAATATCCGTGAAGCCGCTACGACTTCTTCACAGATTGCTGCTCGAGCTGATGCAGGAGAAAAGTTTCCAATTGTAAAACAAGACGGCGACTGGTATGAAATTTCTTTACCTTCAGGAGATCCCGCATTTATTGCTAAATGGGTTGTGTCAACGGGCGATGATTCATCCTTAACAGAACCCGTTATGAAAGAATCAATTCCACGCGTTGCCGGCACGTTAAAGGGGCTTACTATCGTGATTGACCCTGGACACGGCGGTAATGACCGCGGCACGACAGGGACTCGAGGAACAGACGAAAAAGATATTACAATTCTTACTTCCGAATTATTAGCAGCTAAATTGAAAGCAGCAGGCGCTAATGTCATTACAACTCGTGAAACAGATACTTATGTATCGTTAAGAAAACGAGTTGCTATCAGCAATCAGCATGCCGCGGATGCCTTCATCAGTCTCCATTATGATGCCAATCCCGATTCTAGCGTAGCAGGCTTTACGACGTATTACTCACACCAACATCAACATGCGCTTGCGTCTTCAGTCAATGAAGGACTTGCTTCTTCAGTTAATCTACGGAACCGGGGATCACAGCCTGGCGATTTTCTTGTTCTTCGTGAGAATAGGCAAAATGCTATTTTGATTGAACTTGGTTTCCTATCGAATTCTGCTGAGGAACGGACAGTCACAAGCGACATGTTCCGTGAACGAGCAACTCATGGTATATATCAAGGATTACTCGACTATTTCAATGAAAATTAA
- the hisS gene encoding histidine--tRNA ligase yields MNFKVPRGTQDILPTETWKWQQAEKIINEVCDVYRYKEIRTPIFEQTELFQRLVGETTDVVQKEMYTFMDKGDRSMTLRPEGTAAVVRSFVENKMFGYPDQPVKLFYTGPMFRYERQQAGRYRQFVQFGAEAIGSADPAIDAEVIALALDVYKRVGLTKLKLVINSLGDTECRIAHREALIAHFNPHIEEFCSDCQSRLKKNPLRILDCKVDSGNPLIASAPSLADYLNEASAQYFADVKGYLDDAGLAYEVDANLVRGLDYYNHTAFEIMSTSEGFGAITTLCGGGRYNGLAEEIGGPSAPGIGFAMSIERLLLAMAAEGKSFEGEPTLDVYIVTLGETARRPGFKLLGALRAAGIRSDMDYMDRKMKAQMKSADRLNARTVVLIGEDEVAEGVALLKNMADGVQVKVPVTELVQKLKETLIG; encoded by the coding sequence ATGAATTTTAAAGTGCCAAGAGGAACTCAGGACATTTTGCCAACTGAAACATGGAAATGGCAGCAAGCAGAAAAAATCATTAACGAAGTATGCGATGTCTATCGTTATAAAGAAATCCGTACACCTATTTTTGAACAAACAGAATTATTTCAACGTCTTGTAGGTGAGACAACTGATGTCGTTCAAAAAGAGATGTACACCTTTATGGATAAAGGCGATCGTTCAATGACACTGCGTCCAGAAGGAACTGCTGCTGTCGTACGCTCCTTCGTTGAGAATAAAATGTTCGGTTATCCGGATCAGCCTGTAAAACTCTTCTACACGGGTCCGATGTTCCGTTACGAGCGTCAGCAAGCAGGACGTTATCGTCAGTTCGTTCAATTTGGAGCTGAAGCTATCGGTAGTGCAGATCCAGCGATTGACGCAGAAGTGATTGCGTTGGCACTGGACGTCTATAAGCGTGTGGGATTGACAAAGTTGAAGCTTGTTATTAATTCGTTAGGTGATACGGAGTGCAGAATAGCGCACCGCGAAGCGCTCATTGCACACTTCAATCCTCATATCGAAGAATTCTGCTCCGATTGCCAGTCTAGACTGAAAAAAAATCCATTACGCATATTGGACTGTAAAGTAGATAGCGGCAATCCGCTTATCGCTTCAGCACCATCCTTAGCTGACTATTTGAATGAAGCGTCTGCTCAATACTTTGCAGATGTAAAAGGTTATCTTGACGATGCAGGACTTGCTTATGAAGTCGATGCAAACCTTGTGCGCGGTCTTGATTATTATAACCACACTGCTTTTGAAATTATGAGCACATCGGAAGGGTTCGGAGCGATTACAACTTTGTGTGGCGGTGGAAGGTACAACGGTCTCGCTGAGGAAATCGGTGGACCATCTGCACCTGGTATCGGTTTTGCAATGAGTATTGAGCGTTTGCTCCTTGCGATGGCTGCTGAAGGGAAATCATTTGAAGGTGAGCCGACACTTGACGTTTATATTGTAACTCTCGGCGAAACAGCACGTCGTCCAGGCTTTAAATTGCTTGGTGCACTTCGAGCAGCTGGCATTCGGTCGGATATGGATTATATGGACCGGAAAATGAAAGCACAAATGAAATCTGCTGATAGACTGAATGCAAGGACAGTCGTACTAATCGGTGAAGATGAAGTAGCGGAAGGCGTTGCTTTATTGAAAAATATGGCTGACGGAGTGCAAGTAAAAGTACCTGTTACTGAACTGGTTCAAAAACTTAAAGAAACATTGATTGGCTAA
- the aspS gene encoding aspartate--tRNA ligase translates to MKRTHYSGELTEEVIGQTVTLQGWVQKRRDLGGLIFVDVRDRSGIVQAVFNPSFSSEAIVTADKLRNEFVIELTGLVVERAAGQKNPLLKTGSIEIQVTELNIVNEAKNPPFMIEDETDVNEEIRLKYRYLDLRRPKLANTFKMRSDITKTVRNFLDDEGFFEVETPILTKSTPEGARDYLVPSRVHEGEFYALPQSPQLFKQMLMVSGFDRYYQIARCFRDEDLRADRQPEFTQIDMEMSFMSIEDIIELNERLMQKVMKDVKGIDVQIPFKRLPYDEAMGRYGSDKPDTRFGLELTDVSEVVKDSSFKVFTAAIEAGGQVKLINVKGVADSYSRKDIDALGEFAAVYGAKGLAWLKVDAEGLKGPIAKFFEGEEGEGLKAAADAEVGDLLLFVADKKKVVADTLGALRTKLGKDHDLIDESKFNFLWVTEWPLFEYNEEARRFQAAHHPFTMPADVEELVASPETVKAQAYDLVLNGYELGGGSLRIYKRDVQEKMFEALGFSKEQANEQFGFLLEAFDYGTPPHGGIAFGLDRIVMLLSGSTNLRDTIAFPKTASASCLLTSAPDRVDETQLTELGIRVMSKSKR, encoded by the coding sequence ATGAAACGGACACATTATAGTGGTGAATTGACAGAAGAGGTAATCGGACAAACGGTTACATTACAAGGATGGGTTCAAAAAAGAAGGGATCTTGGGGGACTAATTTTTGTCGATGTACGGGATCGTTCAGGAATCGTTCAAGCAGTATTTAACCCGAGTTTTTCAAGCGAAGCGATCGTAACGGCCGACAAACTGCGCAACGAATTCGTAATTGAGCTTACAGGTTTAGTTGTTGAGCGTGCAGCAGGCCAGAAAAATCCGCTTTTGAAAACGGGTTCGATTGAGATTCAAGTTACTGAATTGAACATTGTGAATGAAGCGAAAAACCCGCCGTTCATGATTGAAGATGAAACGGACGTGAATGAAGAAATTAGACTGAAATATAGATACCTTGATTTACGCCGCCCAAAACTTGCGAATACATTCAAAATGCGATCTGACATCACTAAAACTGTCCGTAATTTCCTTGATGATGAAGGGTTTTTTGAAGTAGAAACGCCAATTCTAACGAAATCTACACCTGAAGGCGCACGCGATTATCTTGTACCAAGCCGTGTTCACGAAGGAGAATTTTATGCACTGCCACAATCACCGCAATTATTCAAACAGATGCTGATGGTATCCGGTTTTGACCGTTATTATCAAATTGCACGTTGTTTCCGCGATGAAGACCTTCGTGCTGATCGCCAGCCCGAGTTCACTCAAATCGATATGGAAATGAGTTTCATGTCAATTGAAGATATTATTGAATTAAATGAACGATTGATGCAAAAAGTAATGAAAGATGTAAAAGGAATCGATGTTCAAATTCCATTTAAACGTTTGCCTTATGACGAAGCAATGGGCCGTTATGGTTCAGATAAGCCGGATACGCGATTCGGATTGGAACTGACTGATGTCTCCGAAGTCGTTAAAGATTCTTCATTTAAAGTATTTACAGCGGCAATCGAGGCAGGTGGGCAAGTTAAGCTCATCAATGTAAAAGGAGTAGCAGATAGCTATTCACGTAAGGACATCGACGCACTTGGCGAATTTGCAGCAGTCTACGGCGCAAAAGGTCTCGCATGGTTAAAAGTTGATGCTGAAGGTCTGAAAGGGCCTATCGCGAAGTTCTTCGAAGGGGAAGAAGGCGAAGGACTAAAAGCTGCAGCTGACGCTGAAGTAGGAGATCTATTATTGTTTGTAGCGGACAAAAAGAAAGTTGTCGCAGATACATTAGGAGCACTACGTACTAAGCTCGGAAAAGATCATGACTTAATTGACGAATCGAAGTTTAACTTCCTTTGGGTAACTGAATGGCCTTTGTTCGAATATAACGAAGAGGCACGTCGCTTCCAGGCAGCACACCATCCATTTACAATGCCTGCAGATGTGGAAGAACTTGTAGCAAGCCCTGAGACTGTTAAAGCACAAGCCTATGACCTTGTTTTAAATGGCTATGAACTTGGCGGTGGATCACTTCGAATTTACAAACGTGATGTCCAGGAAAAAATGTTTGAAGCGCTTGGATTTAGTAAAGAACAGGCGAACGAACAATTCGGATTCCTTCTTGAAGCGTTTGATTACGGAACACCTCCACATGGCGGAATTGCATTCGGTCTTGACCGTATTGTTATGCTGTTATCCGGTTCGACGAACTTGAGGGATACAATCGCATTCCCGAAAACAGCAAGCGCAAGTTGTCTGTTAACGTCAGCGCCTGACCGCGTAGATGAGACTCAACTAACTGAACTTGGCATTCGGGTTATGTCAAAAAGTAAACGATAA